Within Candidatus Dojkabacteria bacterium, the genomic segment CTGCTCATTGCCCACAACCCACATCGCTCTCCACGGTTTGAATTTCTCGATCTTCAGCGTAGTCAGGTGAATATCTTGGGTGTGATATAGAGATGTTCCATCCGACTTAAGCAGCACAACATCTGGAACACCATACTCATCCTCTATACGACCGACAATAGCACCGTCCTCTAGTTTCTCAATCTTGGTGCCGTCGAGGTAGTTCATAATAGTATCTCGACCGCTTGTATAGATCTCGCTTTCATACCACCTATGTCCGAAATCTTCCCACACTCTGCCTGCTGTAGCTAACTGACCTTCAAGTACCCAGTCGATCATCTTTCTCCAGGTCGCTCTTATTTCTGGATCTCCCTGCTCCCACTTGGCCAGCATGCCCTTGATCTGCTCTTTTACATCGTTGTCATCTTTATATTTCTGAGATCCTAACACATAGTATTTACCGACAAACTGGTCAGGCTTCAGCCCTTCACTATCGGGCGTGCCTCCTTGGGCTAGATTATCGAGTGCCCAGATCGTCTTAACGATCGGCATGCCGCGGTCATTGATGATGCTGTCTTGCTCTCCCACAAACCCAACCTTATCAAACATCCTCAATAGTGAAGTGCCTAAGAACAGGTTGAGAAGGTGTCCTATATGAAGTGGCTTGTTTGGGTTGGGTGATGGAGATTCAACAAGTATCACACGCTCCTGGCCTGCTGTTGCTGTTGAGAATTTTGCAAAATTGAGCCCAGCTTTGGCTGCATTCTCTATAAGCCATGCGTTATTTACTTTCAGATTAATGAAATTGTTAGGAGCAACTGTAAGTTCTGATATCCAATCGAGGTTGGCATCGTTAATTATGCGTGCCAGCTCTTCGGCAATCTCTTTAGGGCTTTTCTTCAATTCGCCCGCTAGCCTCATAGCCGCAGTGCTTGAGAAATCTCCCATCTCAGAGTTCGCACAGTATTGGAAATATAGACTCTCGGCTGCCAGCCCTGCTTCACTAACTATCTTAGTCAATTCAGAATCAATAAGGGATAAGATCGAATCCTCCTTCACCAGACCCATATTCTCTGCCCTTCTCTTCTTTATACCCTTACTGCCTTTCTCTTTTGCCACATCTTTTGCGACCATCTTCTGTAGATCTTCTCTAGGATTTGCCTTGTCATAAGCATTAATTGCAGCTGACTGGTCATATTCAATTACTATATGCTGAGAGTTATTATCTAGTCGATATACATCAGTTACTGCTCCAAAGTACTTTTGGAGGTTTTTAGCAAATTCCTCGACTACCTGCTCGATACCCACCTCAATACCTTTAGAAAGCGATTCCGAGAAATCGATGACAAAGTAGGCATCCTTGGTTTCCCTTGTCACTGCTGTTCTTTCCGACTGTCGCCACCCCCACATCCTACAGGTTACAGAGTGGTCATCTTTCCAGACTGGCTCACCAACATATGGAGTGCCAACTTCCGCCTCACCTATGCCCAAATAAGGCTCATCGCCTGTTGCGAAATCGAGTTGCAAATCACCGACAACCTTAGCTAGATCCTCTCCTCCAAATGGGAGGCCATACTTGACCGAATAGCTGTTGTAGAAGTTGACCAAAGCATTAATATTTGGGAGGTCCTTATCGCTCATAACCCTCTTGGTAAGGGCAATATGTGAGGCGTCGAAGCTCTCAGTTACCTTGGTCGTTTGAGAGATATTGTCTAGCACCATCTGGTAGCGATCCTGCCATAGCTTGTACTGTGGGAGGCTTAGCCAATCAAGGTCGGCATATTTCTCACGCAGCCCAGCTTCTATCTTCCGGCTTTCTTCCAATATATCTTTGCCAAATCTGGTCTCGATATTTAGGCCACGAGCGATGACAA encodes:
- the argS gene encoding arginine--tRNA ligase yields the protein MKVSISNKIFEKFPDAVEYIVIARGLNIETRFGKDILEESRKIEAGLREKYADLDWLSLPQYKLWQDRYQMVLDNISQTTKVTESFDASHIALTKRVMSDKDLPNINALVNFYNSYSVKYGLPFGGEDLAKVVGDLQLDFATGDEPYLGIGEAEVGTPYVGEPVWKDDHSVTCRMWGWRQSERTAVTRETKDAYFVIDFSESLSKGIEVGIEQVVEEFAKNLQKYFGAVTDVYRLDNNSQHIVIEYDQSAAINAYDKANPREDLQKMVAKDVAKEKGSKGIKKRRAENMGLVKEDSILSLIDSELTKIVSEAGLAAESLYFQYCANSEMGDFSSTAAMRLAGELKKSPKEIAEELARIINDANLDWISELTVAPNNFINLKVNNAWLIENAAKAGLNFAKFSTATAGQERVILVESPSPNPNKPLHIGHLLNLFLGTSLLRMFDKVGFVGEQDSIINDRGMPIVKTIWALDNLAQGGTPDSEGLKPDQFVGKYYVLGSQKYKDDNDVKEQIKGMLAKWEQGDPEIRATWRKMIDWVLEGQLATAGRVWEDFGHRWYESEIYTSGRDTIMNYLDGTKIEKLEDGAIVGRIEDEYGVPDVVLLKSDGTSLYHTQDIHLTTLKIEKFKPWRAMWVVGNEQIMHFQRLFSLLDMLELIPIDNLYHYAYGYVYGKDGKKMSSRDGQALSGDGLLDKMHEAAVKAVQERNVQMESSMSEEEIAEVVAVNALKFAFLVTDPFKDMRFDIEKAVSFTGKSGPYIMYAYARGKSILRGQNYEPGTIPVDMGNISDSMTELDHQLLMKALEYQERFVSAANNYAPSIVAEYIYDLAKLFNNFYERESIQNANESEKAVRLLAVDLVTQVLADGMKLLGMKPLEQM